The following proteins are co-located in the Pseudarthrobacter siccitolerans genome:
- a CDS encoding DedA family protein translates to MWGTAADAGGSADNLTGLVGVAARGIEQLGEWGVGLFTLAETVVPPIPSEVILPLAGYLSRQGSLNLVLVFLTSTLGAWLGALFLYWLGAKLGLERSIRGLSKLPLVDREDFEHAAGWFRRHGRRSIFFGRLLPGVRSLISLPAGAAAMPLGTFTIYTLAGSGLWNGLLLGLGYLLGTQYRVIEEYSRFLNYAVYAALGVTLVLLVARRIKRAKERR, encoded by the coding sequence ATGTGGGGAACGGCGGCGGACGCAGGCGGCTCAGCCGATAACCTGACCGGGTTGGTGGGCGTCGCTGCCCGGGGCATCGAGCAGCTCGGGGAGTGGGGCGTGGGGCTCTTCACCCTGGCCGAAACCGTGGTGCCGCCCATCCCCAGCGAAGTGATCCTGCCGCTGGCCGGCTACCTTTCCAGGCAAGGCTCCCTGAACCTGGTCCTGGTTTTTCTCACGAGCACGTTGGGCGCCTGGCTGGGGGCCCTCTTCCTGTACTGGCTCGGGGCCAAGCTCGGCCTGGAGCGGTCCATCCGCGGGTTGTCGAAACTCCCGCTGGTGGATCGGGAGGACTTTGAACACGCGGCCGGCTGGTTCCGCCGGCATGGACGGCGGTCCATCTTCTTCGGGAGGTTACTTCCCGGTGTGCGGAGCCTCATTTCCCTTCCGGCCGGAGCTGCAGCCATGCCGCTGGGCACGTTCACCATCTACACGCTCGCCGGCAGCGGGCTGTGGAACGGGCTGCTGCTGGGGCTCGGGTACCTGCTGGGCACCCAATACCGGGTGATCGAGGAGTACTCCCGTTTCCTGAACTATGCCGTCTACGCCGCTTTGGGCGTTACCCTGGTACTCCTCGTTGCCCGGCGGATCAAACGCGCCAAAGAGCGGCGCTGA
- a CDS encoding ankyrin repeat domain-containing protein, with protein MLSAHDQAQLDQELIAAAKANNVPLVQELLARGGNVNTKDAIQDSAFLYAGAEGFNEVLRLTLDAGADVASTNRYGGTALIPASEHGHVETVQILIAAGVPVNHVNNLGWTAMQEAILLNNGGPRQQEVVRLLLEAGADPNIRDPEGRTALQNAERLGFTEISALIRARG; from the coding sequence GTGCTGTCCGCGCATGACCAGGCACAGCTCGACCAGGAACTCATCGCCGCTGCCAAAGCCAACAACGTGCCACTGGTGCAGGAGTTGCTGGCGCGTGGGGGCAACGTCAACACCAAGGATGCGATCCAGGACTCGGCGTTCCTCTACGCGGGCGCCGAAGGGTTCAACGAGGTGCTCCGGTTGACACTGGACGCAGGGGCAGACGTCGCCAGCACCAACCGCTACGGCGGCACCGCCCTGATCCCGGCCAGCGAACACGGCCACGTGGAAACGGTCCAGATCCTGATCGCCGCCGGGGTGCCGGTCAACCACGTCAACAACCTCGGCTGGACCGCGATGCAGGAAGCCATCCTGCTGAACAACGGCGGGCCCAGGCAGCAGGAGGTGGTCAGGCTGCTTCTTGAGGCCGGCGCCGACCCGAACATCCGGGACCCGGAGGGAAGGACAGCCCTGCAGAACGCCGAACGGCTGGGCTTCACGGAGATCTCGGCCCTCATCCGGGCCCGCGGCTAG
- a CDS encoding MarR family winged helix-turn-helix transcriptional regulator, with product MGTPLSRDPIADARRNWEDHGWADMAAPMAAITAIMRTQQILLARIELVLKPFGLTFARYELLALLGFARNGSLPMKKASTLLQVHPTSVTNAVDRLQDAGLVRRLPHPTDGRTTLVELTADGRTLAKRSTAALNAEVFSASGFGPEDIDQLIRILGDFRRNAGDFIDS from the coding sequence ATGGGCACTCCGCTCTCCCGTGACCCCATCGCCGATGCCCGCCGAAACTGGGAGGACCACGGCTGGGCGGATATGGCCGCTCCCATGGCGGCGATCACCGCCATCATGCGGACCCAGCAGATTCTGCTCGCCAGGATCGAACTCGTACTGAAGCCCTTCGGGCTGACCTTCGCGCGCTACGAACTGCTCGCCCTGCTGGGCTTCGCCAGGAACGGATCCCTTCCCATGAAGAAAGCGAGCACGCTCCTCCAGGTCCACCCGACATCCGTTACCAACGCGGTTGACCGGCTGCAGGACGCAGGGCTGGTGCGCCGTTTACCGCATCCAACGGACGGCCGCACCACGCTGGTGGAGCTCACCGCCGACGGCCGCACGCTGGCGAAACGTTCGACGGCGGCACTCAACGCCGAAGTTTTCAGCGCCTCGGGCTTCGGGCCGGAGGATATCGATCAGCTGATCCGGATACTCGGTGACTTCCGCCGGAATGCCGGCGACTTCATCGACTCCTGA
- a CDS encoding enoyl-CoA hydratase produces the protein MTEYTNILVEQRGRVGLVTLNRPQALNALNKATMEELVKAVGVMDADPAVGAVVITGSSKAFAAGADIKEMAGQGYMEMYAADWFRGWEDFTRLRIPTIAAVSGFALGGGCELAMMCDLIIAGDNAKFGQPEINLGVLPGMGGSQRLTRAIGKAKAMDLILTGRFIGAEEADRCGLVSRVVPAEDVVDEAVKAAEVIASKSKPVAMVAKEAVNAAFETGLAQGVVFERRLFHSLFATEDQKEGMAAFMEKRQPGFQHR, from the coding sequence ATGACCGAATACACGAACATCCTGGTGGAACAGCGGGGCCGGGTGGGGCTGGTGACGCTCAACCGGCCACAGGCGCTGAATGCCCTGAACAAAGCCACCATGGAAGAGCTCGTCAAGGCCGTGGGTGTTATGGATGCCGATCCCGCAGTAGGAGCGGTGGTGATAACCGGCTCCAGCAAGGCCTTCGCTGCCGGGGCTGATATCAAGGAGATGGCGGGCCAGGGCTATATGGAGATGTACGCTGCGGACTGGTTCCGCGGCTGGGAGGACTTCACCCGGCTCCGCATTCCCACCATTGCCGCAGTCTCCGGGTTCGCGCTGGGCGGCGGCTGTGAACTGGCCATGATGTGCGATCTCATCATCGCTGGGGACAACGCCAAGTTCGGCCAGCCCGAGATCAACCTGGGGGTGCTGCCCGGCATGGGCGGATCGCAGCGGCTCACCCGTGCCATCGGCAAGGCCAAGGCGATGGACCTCATCCTCACCGGCAGGTTCATCGGCGCGGAGGAAGCTGACCGCTGCGGCCTGGTATCCCGCGTAGTTCCCGCTGAGGACGTGGTGGACGAGGCCGTCAAAGCTGCAGAAGTGATCGCGTCCAAGTCAAAACCGGTGGCCATGGTGGCCAAGGAAGCCGTCAACGCGGCCTTCGAAACCGGCCTCGCCCAGGGAGTGGTGTTCGAGCGCAGGCTCTTCCATTCGCTCTTCGCCACAGAGGACCAAAAGGAAGGCATGGCCGCTTTTATGGAGAAGCGCCAGCCCGGATTTCAGCACCGCTGA
- a CDS encoding GlcG/HbpS family heme-binding protein — translation MKKSSKVFAAAAAGALALTAAATVTANAGPGSAATAVPAADVQPVPENVIQQNRISAGASAKAVSAALAKCQADKLPFVTVALVDRFGTVQALLRGDNAAEHTIEAAKQKAYTAAAFGTPTSELAKRINGNGPSIADLPGTLFLAGGVPLKVNGVSVAGIGVGGAPDGALDEACAAAGAEAIVAAAQ, via the coding sequence ATGAAGAAGTCCTCGAAAGTCTTCGCCGCCGCAGCCGCCGGCGCCCTTGCCCTCACCGCCGCCGCTACGGTCACCGCAAACGCCGGCCCCGGGTCCGCTGCAACGGCCGTCCCCGCCGCCGACGTCCAGCCCGTGCCGGAGAACGTAATCCAGCAGAACCGCATTTCCGCCGGTGCCTCCGCCAAGGCCGTGTCCGCAGCCCTCGCCAAGTGCCAGGCGGACAAGCTCCCGTTTGTCACCGTGGCGCTGGTGGACCGCTTCGGCACAGTGCAGGCGCTCCTGCGCGGTGACAACGCCGCCGAGCACACCATCGAAGCGGCCAAGCAGAAGGCCTACACAGCGGCAGCCTTTGGAACCCCCACCAGTGAACTGGCCAAGCGGATCAACGGCAACGGCCCCAGCATCGCGGACCTTCCCGGCACCCTCTTCCTGGCCGGCGGCGTCCCGCTGAAGGTGAACGGCGTTTCCGTGGCGGGGATCGGCGTAGGCGGCGCCCCCGACGGTGCCCTGGATGAAGCCTGCGCCGCTGCAGGTGCTGAAGCCATCGTTGCCGCCGCTCAGTAG
- a CDS encoding acetyl-CoA acetyltransferase, with amino-acid sequence MSLKEQFGKDVLLTGWGHTRFGKLSEDTLESLIVQVATEAIANAGIEPGQIDEVYLGQFNSGMMPLAFPSSLALQVSPDLANVPATRVENACASGSAAFQQGTKSLLAGTAKTVLVIGAEKMTHAGADVVGAGLLGADYDMAGKASTTGFTGLFAEVAKHYEKRYGTVSDVLGSIAAKNHRNGVDNPYAQLRKDLGEEFCRTVSDKNPMVADPLRRTDCSPVSDGAAAVVLSTSPTGGATGPVRLAGFGHANDFFPAARRDPVAFNATRVSWQRALAMAGTRLEDLDFAEVHDCFTIAELLMYEAMGLTEPGQGARAIEEGWVYKGGKLPVNVSGGLKAKGHPVGATGVSQHVIAAMQLTGTAGAMQLGSPRRAAVQNMGGVGIANYVSVLEAV; translated from the coding sequence GTGAGCCTGAAGGAACAGTTCGGGAAGGACGTCCTGCTGACCGGCTGGGGGCACACCAGGTTCGGCAAACTGAGCGAGGACACCCTGGAGTCCCTGATCGTCCAGGTGGCCACCGAAGCCATTGCAAATGCCGGCATCGAGCCGGGCCAGATTGACGAGGTCTACCTGGGCCAGTTCAACTCCGGCATGATGCCGCTGGCGTTCCCGTCCTCGCTCGCGCTGCAGGTCTCCCCCGACCTGGCGAACGTACCCGCCACCCGGGTGGAGAACGCCTGCGCTTCCGGTTCCGCCGCCTTCCAGCAGGGCACCAAGTCCCTGCTGGCCGGCACCGCGAAGACCGTGCTGGTGATCGGCGCGGAAAAGATGACCCACGCCGGAGCCGACGTTGTGGGGGCCGGCCTGCTGGGCGCCGACTACGACATGGCCGGTAAGGCGTCCACCACCGGCTTCACCGGGCTCTTTGCCGAGGTGGCCAAGCACTACGAAAAGCGGTACGGGACTGTTTCCGACGTCCTGGGCAGCATCGCCGCCAAGAACCACCGCAACGGCGTGGACAACCCGTATGCCCAGCTTCGCAAGGACCTCGGCGAGGAGTTCTGCCGCACCGTCTCGGACAAGAACCCCATGGTGGCCGATCCCCTGCGCCGCACCGACTGCTCCCCCGTATCCGACGGTGCTGCCGCCGTCGTCCTGTCCACTTCCCCAACCGGCGGCGCCACCGGTCCGGTACGGCTTGCCGGCTTTGGCCACGCCAACGACTTCTTCCCGGCCGCACGCAGGGATCCGGTAGCGTTCAACGCCACCCGGGTGTCCTGGCAGCGGGCGCTGGCCATGGCAGGCACGCGGCTGGAGGACCTGGACTTCGCCGAGGTCCACGACTGCTTCACCATCGCCGAACTGCTGATGTACGAGGCAATGGGCCTGACCGAGCCCGGGCAGGGCGCCCGCGCCATCGAGGAAGGTTGGGTGTACAAGGGCGGCAAACTGCCCGTCAACGTCTCCGGCGGCCTCAAGGCCAAAGGCCACCCCGTGGGCGCAACCGGCGTATCCCAGCACGTCATCGCCGCGATGCAGCTCACCGGGACGGCCGGTGCCATGCAGCTTGGCAGCCCACGCCGGGCGGCGGTCCAGAACATGGGCGGCGTGGGTATCGCGAACTACGTCAGCGTCCTCGAAGCGGTGTAG
- a CDS encoding acyl-CoA dehydrogenase family protein: MPVQPAGDDGTPPFPDADLMYIADLLAPPERDRYFGIRRFLQSSVRQPSIEYWNREEFPFGLLADMGKHGLGALQLDGSSTLFKGLMYVELARADVSLSALAGIHNELILGMISGLGSEEQKDRWLPGLKSFARLGAFALTEPDHGSDIAGGLETSARLDGREWVLNGAKRWIGAGTIADFALVWARDAADGEIKGFIVETDRPGYMATKISNKIGLRIMQNADIVLQDVRIPAGNLLPGATSFSRANELLRDSRAWVGWQGAGIQLAAFDVARAYALTRRQFGKELAGFQLVQQQLADILGNASASLALMAQLARIQQEGKLEMVQAAMAKATITRLARSSVAMGRSLLGGNGISSDYEMGKLFGDAEILYTYEGTYEVNSLIVGRAVTGKSAFH; encoded by the coding sequence ATGCCCGTGCAGCCCGCAGGAGATGACGGAACACCACCCTTCCCCGATGCCGACCTGATGTACATCGCTGACCTCCTGGCGCCGCCCGAACGGGACAGATACTTCGGCATCCGCCGGTTCCTCCAGTCCTCGGTCCGGCAGCCCTCCATCGAGTACTGGAACCGCGAAGAGTTCCCCTTTGGGCTGCTCGCGGACATGGGAAAGCATGGCCTCGGAGCCCTCCAGCTGGACGGCAGTTCCACACTGTTCAAGGGCCTGATGTACGTGGAATTGGCCCGAGCGGACGTATCCCTCTCGGCGCTCGCCGGGATCCACAACGAACTCATCCTCGGGATGATCAGCGGGCTGGGGTCTGAGGAGCAGAAGGACCGGTGGCTGCCCGGACTGAAATCCTTCGCCCGCCTCGGAGCTTTTGCACTGACGGAGCCGGACCATGGCTCGGATATCGCCGGGGGGCTGGAAACGTCGGCCAGGCTGGATGGCCGCGAGTGGGTCCTCAACGGTGCCAAGCGCTGGATCGGCGCCGGCACCATCGCAGATTTCGCCTTGGTCTGGGCCAGGGACGCGGCGGACGGAGAAATCAAGGGCTTCATCGTGGAGACGGACAGGCCTGGCTATATGGCCACCAAGATCTCCAACAAGATCGGCCTGCGGATCATGCAGAACGCGGACATCGTCCTGCAGGACGTGCGGATCCCGGCGGGCAACCTGCTGCCCGGGGCCACGAGCTTCTCCCGGGCGAACGAGCTGTTGCGGGACTCCCGGGCCTGGGTGGGCTGGCAAGGTGCGGGAATCCAGCTGGCTGCCTTCGACGTCGCCCGCGCCTATGCCTTAACCCGGCGGCAGTTCGGCAAGGAGCTGGCCGGCTTCCAGCTGGTCCAGCAGCAGCTCGCCGACATTTTGGGGAACGCCTCCGCCTCGTTGGCGTTGATGGCGCAACTGGCGCGCATCCAGCAGGAGGGAAAGCTGGAGATGGTCCAGGCTGCCATGGCCAAGGCCACCATCACCCGGTTGGCCCGGTCCTCGGTGGCCATGGGCCGCTCGCTGCTGGGCGGCAACGGCATCAGCAGCGACTACGAGATGGGCAAGCTGTTCGGCGACGCCGAAATCCTCTACACCTACGAGGGGACCTATGAGGTGAACTCGCTCATCGTGGGCAGGGCCGTCACAGGAAAATCCGCTTTCCACTAG
- the mmsB gene encoding 3-hydroxyisobutyrate dehydrogenase, giving the protein MPENHTIAFLGLGHMGGPMAVNLVSAGHTVAGFDVVPAALDAAREHGVPAVASAAEAVSGADVVLTMFPSGRHVLDAYQGSDGGPGLLAAAAPGTMFLDCSTINVDEAREAARLAIGAGHRSVDAPVSGGVVGAEAGTLTFMVGGNPEDFEAVRPLLEVMGKRVVHCGGHGAGQAAKICNNLILGASMIAVSEAFVLGEKLGLSHQALFDVASAASGQCWALTTNCPVPGPVPTSPANRDYQPGFAGALMAKDLQLAVNALQSTGVAARVGPLAAEIYGTFAAEGGAGRDFSGIITDIRDKSDARDKSDARDGSRNILGDKAGGAPHTASKSAAYGAAQDDGSPE; this is encoded by the coding sequence ATGCCTGAGAACCACACCATCGCGTTCCTGGGCCTTGGCCACATGGGTGGGCCCATGGCGGTGAACCTGGTCAGCGCCGGCCACACGGTGGCAGGTTTCGACGTGGTGCCCGCGGCCCTTGACGCTGCACGGGAGCATGGCGTCCCTGCTGTTGCCAGCGCCGCCGAAGCGGTTTCCGGGGCGGACGTGGTCCTGACGATGTTCCCCAGTGGGCGGCACGTGCTGGACGCCTACCAGGGCAGCGACGGCGGCCCCGGCCTGCTGGCCGCTGCTGCCCCCGGAACCATGTTCCTGGATTGTTCCACCATCAATGTTGACGAAGCCCGTGAAGCAGCCAGGCTGGCCATCGGTGCCGGCCACCGCTCGGTGGACGCGCCGGTGTCCGGGGGTGTGGTGGGTGCCGAGGCCGGGACGCTGACGTTTATGGTGGGCGGAAACCCGGAGGATTTCGAGGCGGTGCGTCCGCTGCTGGAGGTAATGGGCAAGCGGGTGGTGCACTGCGGTGGCCACGGCGCGGGACAGGCCGCAAAGATCTGCAACAACCTGATCCTGGGCGCCTCCATGATTGCCGTGAGCGAGGCCTTTGTGCTGGGGGAGAAGCTGGGCCTTAGCCACCAGGCGCTCTTTGATGTGGCATCGGCGGCCTCGGGGCAATGCTGGGCACTGACCACCAACTGCCCCGTGCCCGGGCCGGTTCCCACCAGCCCGGCCAACCGCGATTACCAGCCCGGTTTCGCCGGAGCCTTGATGGCAAAGGACCTCCAGCTTGCCGTGAATGCACTGCAAAGTACCGGCGTGGCAGCCCGGGTGGGTCCGCTCGCCGCGGAAATCTACGGTACGTTTGCCGCAGAAGGCGGCGCCGGCCGTGACTTCTCCGGGATCATCACGGACATCCGGGACAAATCCGATGCCCGGGACAAATCCGATGCCCGGGACGGATCACGGAACATCTTGGGTGACAAAGCCGGCGGCGCTCCACACACGGCATCAAAAAGTGCAGCGTACGGCGCAGCTCAGGACGACGGGAGCCCCGAATGA
- a CDS encoding cold-shock protein, whose product MATGTVKWFNAEKGFGFIAPDDGSADVFAHYSAIASSGYRSLDENQKVEFDVTQGPKGPQAENIRPL is encoded by the coding sequence ATGGCAACAGGCACAGTTAAATGGTTCAACGCCGAAAAGGGTTTTGGCTTCATTGCCCCCGATGACGGGTCCGCTGACGTTTTCGCCCACTACTCCGCAATCGCCAGCAGCGGATACCGCTCACTCGATGAGAACCAGAAGGTTGAATTCGATGTGACCCAGGGTCCGAAGGGCCCGCAGGCAGAGAACATCCGCCCGCTCTAA
- a CDS encoding response regulator — MTAITVLLVDDHLVVRSGLRALLGTQPDINVVAEAASGEEALELLEQDAVSVVVMDLAMGHGMDGIEAIRRIRERNKRQAILVFTTYDSDADIVRAVDAGAMGYLLKDAAPDEIFTAIRGAVQGKSVMSAPVASRLFQQLRNPDEILTPREAELLSLLTEGLSNRELGQRLFISEATVKTHLAHIYAKLGVDTRAAAIATAIRREGMR; from the coding sequence ATGACCGCCATAACCGTGCTGCTGGTGGACGACCACCTGGTGGTCCGAAGCGGGCTGCGGGCCCTGTTGGGCACGCAACCCGATATCAACGTCGTGGCCGAGGCAGCGTCCGGCGAGGAAGCGCTGGAGCTCCTGGAACAGGATGCCGTGTCGGTGGTGGTGATGGACCTCGCCATGGGCCACGGGATGGACGGGATCGAAGCCATCCGCAGAATCCGGGAGCGCAACAAGAGGCAGGCCATCCTGGTGTTCACCACCTACGATTCCGACGCCGATATTGTCCGGGCCGTGGATGCCGGCGCCATGGGATACCTGCTGAAGGACGCCGCGCCGGACGAGATTTTCACAGCCATCCGCGGGGCTGTCCAAGGCAAGAGCGTGATGAGCGCTCCCGTGGCATCCCGGCTTTTCCAGCAGCTGCGGAACCCTGACGAGATCCTGACGCCGCGTGAGGCTGAACTGCTCAGCCTCCTGACTGAAGGCCTCAGCAACCGTGAACTGGGCCAACGTCTCTTCATCTCCGAGGCCACCGTCAAGACCCACCTTGCGCACATTTATGCCAAGCTCGGGGTGGACACCAGGGCCGCTGCCATCGCCACCGCCATCCGCCGCGAGGGCATGCGCTGA
- a CDS encoding SDR family oxidoreductase, giving the protein MRIRNSVVVITGASSGIGRATALRFASKGARLVLAARGAESLEEAARECRKRGGKAIAVPTDMTDVAKVEELGARAVKEFGRLDVWVNNAAVGAFGLLTEIPPKDFQRVLDVNISGYVNGARAALPRLRARGSGTLINVASIVSEIPLPYSAAYSISKAAVRALSVSLRSELAREGADGVHVCTVLPATIDTPFYQNAANYTGRRPMAMPPVYTPERVAKAVVRLVDHPRRETVAGGLAGRLLVLQHKAAPGAVEAATARQVDTRQLSRRQPAPLTSGNLYRASQAIRKTSTGGGWHGRRRTAQRLIGAAAVVAAAAVALRKRLG; this is encoded by the coding sequence ATGCGCATCAGGAATTCAGTTGTGGTGATCACCGGCGCATCCAGCGGGATCGGAAGGGCAACGGCCCTGCGCTTCGCCTCCAAGGGGGCGCGGCTGGTCCTGGCGGCGCGCGGAGCTGAATCCCTGGAAGAGGCAGCACGGGAATGCAGGAAACGCGGCGGGAAGGCCATTGCCGTCCCTACCGACATGACCGACGTGGCGAAGGTGGAGGAACTGGGGGCCCGCGCCGTTAAGGAGTTCGGGCGCCTGGATGTGTGGGTCAACAATGCCGCTGTGGGCGCATTCGGCCTGCTGACCGAAATTCCACCCAAGGACTTCCAGCGGGTACTGGACGTCAACATCTCCGGGTACGTGAACGGTGCCCGGGCGGCACTGCCGCGTCTGCGCGCCCGCGGATCCGGCACCCTGATTAACGTCGCGTCCATCGTGTCGGAAATCCCGTTGCCGTACTCCGCCGCTTATTCCATCTCCAAAGCCGCGGTGCGAGCCCTCAGCGTCAGCCTGCGCTCCGAACTGGCCCGCGAAGGCGCCGACGGGGTGCACGTGTGCACGGTCCTCCCGGCCACCATCGACACGCCTTTCTACCAGAATGCAGCCAACTACACCGGCCGCCGCCCGATGGCCATGCCTCCCGTTTACACTCCCGAGCGGGTTGCGAAAGCCGTGGTAAGGCTCGTCGACCACCCGCGCCGGGAGACGGTCGCGGGAGGGCTGGCCGGGCGCCTCCTGGTGCTGCAGCACAAGGCCGCCCCTGGCGCCGTCGAAGCTGCCACCGCCCGCCAAGTGGATACCCGCCAGCTGTCCCGGCGGCAGCCCGCCCCCCTCACCTCCGGAAACCTATACCGGGCGTCGCAGGCAATCCGGAAGACTTCCACGGGCGGCGGATGGCACGGCCGACGGCGGACGGCGCAGCGGCTCATCGGAGCCGCTGCGGTGGTCGCCGCCGCCGCAGTCGCCTTGCGGAAGCGGCTGGGCTGA
- a CDS encoding MerR family transcriptional regulator, translated as MEATGTTPGVDWPIQDVARMAGTTSRTLRHYDEVGLLKPSRVGSNGYRYYDAAALLQLQRILLLRELGLGLPAIAGVFSHETDAVKALSRHLDWLRQEQERLARQVLSVRQTIETVKGGGELMAENMFDGFDHTQYKDEVEERWGKEAYAKGDTWWRGMGPAEKQEWKSRAEKLGSDWTAASESGLAADSPEAQDLAQRHVEWLTSIPGTPAWEAGGDIKGYVVGLGEMYVADPRFAANYGGESGAGFVRDALRAYAERNL; from the coding sequence ATGGAAGCAACCGGAACCACCCCAGGTGTTGACTGGCCCATCCAGGACGTTGCCAGGATGGCGGGCACAACCAGCCGGACGCTGCGCCACTACGACGAGGTCGGGCTGCTGAAGCCCAGCCGGGTTGGCAGTAACGGATACCGCTATTACGACGCCGCAGCGCTCCTGCAGCTCCAGCGGATCCTCCTGCTCCGGGAGCTCGGCCTGGGCCTGCCGGCCATTGCCGGGGTGTTCAGCCATGAGACGGATGCCGTCAAAGCGCTCAGCCGCCACTTGGACTGGCTCCGGCAGGAGCAGGAGCGGCTGGCCCGGCAGGTCCTGTCTGTCCGGCAAACAATCGAAACCGTGAAAGGAGGGGGCGAACTGATGGCCGAGAATATGTTTGACGGCTTCGACCACACCCAGTACAAGGACGAGGTGGAGGAGCGCTGGGGCAAGGAGGCCTACGCGAAGGGGGACACCTGGTGGCGTGGAATGGGACCCGCGGAAAAACAGGAATGGAAGTCCAGGGCAGAAAAACTCGGCAGCGACTGGACCGCCGCTTCGGAATCCGGCCTGGCCGCGGACAGCCCGGAGGCGCAGGACCTGGCGCAGCGGCACGTTGAGTGGCTCACCTCCATCCCTGGCACTCCCGCTTGGGAGGCGGGCGGTGACATCAAGGGGTACGTGGTGGGCCTGGGAGAAATGTACGTTGCCGATCCGCGTTTCGCCGCCAACTACGGTGGCGAATCGGGCGCGGGCTTCGTGCGGGACGCTTTGCGTGCCTACGCCGAGAGGAACCTCTAG
- a CDS encoding sensor histidine kinase yields the protein MPPRATAAHDAPAPDPRAAGGTGPAGTGPGGTSPSNNTRPGQPRLGSIDTAVHFGFAVLLVASLVRYVMRHSPADNIPVLGLAAGACLLYLAVAVHARRGQPAVPWMVALVGVWAALVIAAPSFGWCSFALFFLCRSALTGIAAYVAAGVTAAATAAGLFKLGDGTDLAMLLGPLAVGVMLTLVYDRIQHDAEEQRRLHTQVSLAQEQLAASERRAGTIAERERVSREIHDTITQGMASSLLLLEAAGRAWPGDAARADLGQATALLRGNLSETRSLVHELATPGLDASPLPDALLFAVRQYVLEARLLVTGEPRPVPADVRHALLRVVQSAASNIKLHAAASAATVTLGFLPDAVTLDVYDDGTGFDPAAAAPPSDAGGYGLRAMRQRVEQLGGVFSVESAPGEGTIVAAQLPAPADAEGPGESP from the coding sequence ATGCCTCCCCGAGCCACCGCCGCCCACGACGCGCCCGCCCCGGACCCACGCGCTGCCGGCGGGACCGGCCCCGCCGGGACTGGCCCCGGAGGGACGTCCCCATCCAACAACACCCGCCCGGGGCAACCGCGCCTCGGCAGTATTGACACGGCGGTACACTTCGGTTTCGCCGTCCTCCTGGTGGCATCCCTGGTCCGCTACGTGATGCGGCACAGCCCCGCGGACAACATCCCGGTCCTCGGCCTGGCCGCCGGCGCCTGCCTGCTGTATCTCGCCGTTGCTGTCCACGCGCGGCGCGGCCAGCCGGCTGTGCCATGGATGGTTGCCCTGGTGGGCGTCTGGGCCGCGCTGGTTATCGCTGCTCCCAGCTTTGGCTGGTGCTCGTTCGCGCTGTTCTTCCTGTGCCGGAGCGCCCTCACTGGAATAGCCGCGTACGTGGCGGCAGGCGTGACGGCGGCTGCCACTGCGGCAGGCCTGTTCAAGTTAGGCGATGGCACAGACCTGGCCATGCTCCTGGGCCCGCTTGCCGTAGGTGTGATGCTCACCCTGGTCTATGACAGGATCCAGCACGACGCCGAGGAACAGCGCCGCCTGCACACGCAAGTGTCGCTCGCACAGGAACAGCTCGCGGCCAGCGAGCGCCGGGCCGGAACCATCGCCGAACGGGAACGGGTGTCCCGGGAGATCCACGACACCATAACGCAGGGCATGGCCAGCAGTCTCCTCCTGCTGGAAGCGGCCGGCAGGGCCTGGCCAGGTGATGCCGCCCGGGCGGACCTTGGGCAGGCCACCGCGCTGCTGAGGGGCAACCTGTCCGAGACCCGCAGCCTGGTCCACGAGCTCGCCACCCCTGGGCTGGACGCCTCCCCTTTGCCGGACGCCCTGCTTTTCGCGGTGAGGCAATATGTACTGGAAGCCCGGCTGCTGGTCACCGGCGAACCACGGCCCGTGCCGGCCGACGTCCGGCACGCCCTCCTGCGGGTTGTCCAGAGCGCGGCATCGAACATCAAGCTGCACGCCGCCGCCTCCGCGGCTACAGTGACGCTCGGCTTCCTGCCGGACGCCGTCACCTTGGATGTGTACGACGACGGCACTGGCTTTGATCCGGCGGCTGCAGCACCGCCGTCGGACGCCGGAGGGTACGGGCTGCGGGCCATGCGGCAACGCGTGGAACAGCTGGGCGGCGTCTTTTCGGTGGAAAGCGCACCGGGCGAAGGGACCATTGTGGCAGCGCAGCTGCCTGCACCGGCGGACGCAGAAGGGCCGGGAGAATCTCCATGA